From Nguyenibacter vanlangensis, one genomic window encodes:
- a CDS encoding LysR family transcriptional regulator, which translates to MNLDALSAFNLVAAYGGFGRASRVTGRPKATLSRRVAELEQSLGVRLIERGAHSLRLTDEGRALHARTEGPLSEIAEAGEAVILGASTPRGRLRVSAPVVFAHVALPRIGARFARAYPEVQLEIVAEDRKVDPVEDGYDLVIRVDPAPDERLVGRRFLNDERLIVAPADMARPAPMDDGGARAVKAVLLGTAAPDIVWRMRAGTETEIVLGPEPVMRLSSLLMVRDAVLAGAGAAVLPRLLVADDIASGRLACWGTHAGPPVEIWALQSARRLVGAKVRAFLDAVERAFPERIFVPPA; encoded by the coding sequence ATGAATCTCGACGCCTTGTCCGCCTTCAACCTGGTCGCTGCCTATGGCGGGTTCGGGCGCGCCAGCCGCGTGACCGGCCGGCCGAAGGCGACGCTGTCGCGCCGGGTCGCCGAACTGGAACAGAGCCTGGGTGTCAGGCTGATCGAGCGCGGTGCCCACAGCCTGCGCCTGACCGACGAGGGGCGTGCGCTCCATGCGCGCACGGAAGGGCCGCTGTCGGAGATCGCGGAAGCCGGCGAGGCCGTCATCCTGGGGGCATCGACGCCGCGGGGCAGGTTGCGGGTCAGCGCGCCGGTGGTCTTCGCCCATGTCGCCCTTCCCCGGATCGGCGCCCGTTTTGCGCGTGCCTATCCCGAGGTCCAGCTTGAGATCGTCGCCGAGGATCGCAAGGTCGATCCGGTCGAAGACGGCTATGACCTGGTGATCCGGGTCGACCCCGCGCCGGACGAGCGCCTTGTCGGTCGTCGGTTCCTGAATGACGAACGCCTGATCGTGGCGCCGGCGGACATGGCGCGGCCCGCCCCGATGGACGATGGCGGGGCGCGTGCCGTGAAGGCCGTCCTGCTGGGCACGGCGGCGCCCGATATCGTTTGGCGCATGCGCGCCGGAACGGAAACGGAGATCGTCCTGGGGCCGGAGCCGGTCATGCGGCTCTCGTCGCTGCTGATGGTGCGCGATGCCGTGCTGGCGGGCGCAGGCGCGGCGGTGCTGCCGAGGCTTCTGGTCGCGGACGATATCGCTTCGGGCCGGCTTGCCTGTTGGGGGACGCATGCCGGCCCGCCGGTCGAGATCTGGGCGCTTCAGAGCGCGCGCCGCCTTGTCGGCGCCAAGGTCCGTGCTTTTCTTGACGCGGTCGAAAGGGCGTTTCCGGAGAGGATCTTCGTTCCGCCGGCTTGA
- a CDS encoding outer membrane lipid asymmetry maintenance protein MlaD, whose translation MVSAVPVRGGRNPAELAAGCGVLVLLGGLLAFAVVDKGHRHENGYRLGASFAHIDGLSVGSDVRLAGVTVGQVVAERVDPASYKAQVTFTVRPDIRLPTDSAAIITSDSLLGGKYIALSPGGNDAILRPGAEIAQTQGSISLEQLLSRFIFSVTDSMTKANQQRATQGGTAPPAGQPGGDSPQ comes from the coding sequence ATGGTGAGTGCGGTTCCAGTCAGAGGGGGCCGAAACCCGGCCGAACTTGCCGCCGGGTGCGGGGTCCTCGTCCTGCTGGGCGGCCTGCTGGCCTTCGCCGTGGTCGACAAGGGCCACCGGCACGAAAACGGCTACCGGCTTGGGGCCTCCTTCGCCCATATCGACGGGCTGTCGGTGGGGTCGGACGTGCGCCTGGCCGGGGTGACGGTGGGCCAGGTGGTCGCCGAACGGGTCGATCCCGCCAGCTACAAGGCACAGGTGACCTTCACCGTGCGCCCCGACATCCGCCTGCCGACCGACAGCGCCGCGATTATCACCAGCGACAGCCTGCTGGGCGGCAAATATATCGCGCTGTCTCCCGGCGGAAACGACGCCATCCTGCGCCCCGGGGCGGAAATCGCGCAGACCCAGGGGTCGATCAGCCTGGAACAGTTGCTCAGCCGTTTCATCTTCTCTGTGACCGATTCCATGACGAAGGCGAACCAGCAGCGGGCCACCCAGGGCGGGACCGCCCCCCCGGCCGGGCAGCCGGGGGGGGACTCCCCGCAATGA
- a CDS encoding NmrA/HSCARG family protein: MAILVTGSTGTIGSQVLAHLQGRNVDVRAMTRSPETARLPAGVIPVRGDPGDVESLRAAFQGISTLFLLVPNVADELTQAMLALTVARESGVKGIVYLSVFKGAAYADVPHFAGKYTVERMIDALDLPATILRPAYFIQNDFRQKDPLLTFGAYGAPIGAKGISMVDIRDIGEAAAIELARREHAAAPLGRETYELVGPDSLTGEEIAAIWRKALGRPIRYGGDDLGMMEQRLRTMLPAWHALDLRLMFARYQADGAAATPDDVARLTRLLGRAPRAYASFARDAAAQWAKG; this comes from the coding sequence ATGGCTATTTTGGTAACCGGCAGCACAGGGACCATCGGGTCCCAGGTCCTGGCCCACCTGCAGGGCCGCAATGTCGATGTCCGCGCCATGACCCGTTCGCCCGAAACGGCGCGCTTGCCCGCCGGCGTGATCCCGGTCCGCGGCGATCCCGGCGACGTGGAGTCACTGCGCGCGGCATTCCAGGGCATCAGCACGCTGTTCCTGCTGGTTCCGAACGTCGCCGACGAACTGACCCAGGCCATGCTGGCGCTGACAGTGGCCCGGGAGTCCGGCGTCAAGGGCATCGTCTATCTGTCGGTGTTCAAGGGCGCGGCCTATGCCGACGTGCCGCATTTCGCCGGCAAATACACGGTCGAGCGGATGATCGACGCGCTCGACCTTCCCGCCACGATCCTGCGCCCGGCCTATTTCATCCAGAACGATTTTCGCCAGAAGGACCCGCTGCTGACATTCGGCGCCTATGGCGCGCCGATCGGCGCGAAGGGCATCTCGATGGTCGATATCCGCGACATCGGCGAGGCCGCGGCGATCGAACTCGCGCGCCGGGAACATGCCGCCGCGCCGCTCGGCCGCGAGACCTATGAACTGGTCGGTCCGGACAGCCTGACCGGCGAGGAGATCGCCGCGATCTGGCGCAAGGCGCTCGGCCGTCCCATCCGCTACGGCGGCGACGATCTCGGCATGATGGAACAGCGCCTCCGAACCATGCTGCCCGCCTGGCATGCGCTCGACCTGCGCCTGATGTTCGCCCGCTACCAGGCCGACGGCGCGGCGGCGACCCCGGACGACGTCGCGCGCCTCACCCGATTGCTCGGCCGCGCGCCGCGCGCATACGCCTCCTTCGCCAGGGACGCCGCCGCCCAGTGGGCGAAAGGCTGA
- a CDS encoding MFS transporter: MTLALAADADTGGDRSPRRRHRAVLALCALNFFMADVQAGIGPFLGVFLQRHGWETGPIGSVMTAGGIAGMLAAIPTGAFIDHTRRKRLVVIVTGLCTVLASFLLLLSQSAIVVTLSQLATAVAGAAIGPAMAGMTLGIVRQKGFNAQMGRNQAWNHAGNMAGAGLSGWFGWRFGLPAIFFLSAAFGVLAIASVLAVPETSIDHRAARGLEDGTDHDSETRAEGLRSFLHHKPLLVLAVCLCCFHLGNAAMLPLYGMAVVSAGKGDPAMFTATTVVVAQAVMIVVSLLAMRLAARRGYWIVLLVSFAALPLRGVLAGSFIQHWGVWPVQMLDGIGAGLQSVAVPGLVARLLRGTGRVNVGLGMVMTAQGVGAGLSPALGGWLAEALGYSSAFYTLGCIAVPSLLLWIGFGATVRAASRNAA, translated from the coding sequence ATGACGCTCGCCCTTGCCGCGGATGCCGATACGGGCGGGGACCGTTCGCCTCGGCGGCGGCATCGCGCCGTGCTTGCCCTGTGCGCGCTCAATTTCTTCATGGCGGACGTGCAGGCGGGGATCGGCCCTTTCCTTGGCGTGTTCCTCCAGCGCCATGGGTGGGAGACCGGCCCCATCGGGTCCGTCATGACCGCCGGGGGGATCGCCGGCATGCTGGCGGCGATCCCGACCGGAGCGTTCATCGACCACACGCGGCGAAAGCGTCTGGTCGTGATCGTCACGGGCCTGTGCACCGTCCTGGCTTCATTCCTGTTGCTGTTGTCGCAGTCCGCGATCGTCGTGACGCTGAGCCAGCTTGCGACGGCCGTTGCGGGCGCCGCGATCGGACCGGCGATGGCCGGCATGACGCTCGGCATCGTGCGTCAAAAGGGTTTCAACGCCCAGATGGGACGCAACCAGGCCTGGAACCATGCCGGGAACATGGCCGGCGCGGGCCTGTCCGGCTGGTTCGGCTGGCGCTTCGGACTGCCGGCGATCTTTTTTCTCTCTGCTGCTTTCGGCGTGCTTGCCATTGCCTCGGTGCTGGCCGTCCCGGAAACATCCATCGATCATCGGGCGGCGCGCGGACTGGAGGACGGCACGGACCATGATTCCGAAACTCGGGCCGAGGGCCTGAGATCGTTTCTCCACCACAAGCCCCTGCTGGTCCTGGCGGTGTGCCTGTGCTGCTTTCACCTCGGCAATGCCGCGATGCTGCCGCTCTATGGCATGGCGGTGGTCAGCGCGGGCAAGGGCGATCCCGCCATGTTCACGGCGACGACCGTCGTCGTGGCCCAGGCCGTGATGATTGTCGTCAGCCTGCTGGCCATGCGTCTCGCCGCACGGCGCGGTTACTGGATCGTGCTGCTCGTCTCCTTTGCGGCGCTTCCGCTGCGCGGCGTGCTTGCGGGCAGTTTTATCCAGCATTGGGGCGTATGGCCGGTGCAGATGCTCGACGGGATCGGCGCGGGGCTGCAAAGCGTCGCCGTCCCCGGTCTGGTCGCGCGTCTGCTCCGCGGAACCGGACGCGTCAATGTCGGTCTCGGCATGGTCATGACCGCCCAGGGGGTCGGCGCCGGCCTGTCGCCCGCCCTGGGCGGTTGGCTTGCGGAGGCTTTGGGATATTCGTCCGCGTTCTACACGCTCGGGTGCATTGCCGTTCCGTCACTTCTGCTCTGGATCGGGTTCGGCGCGACCGTGCGCGCGGCGAGCAGGAATGCTGCATGA
- a CDS encoding DUF2155 domain-containing protein, with translation MRHAAIVRLAVLAALSCHGVASLQGTARAAEIVNPPLIYPPDTWQGRSSATIRVLDTLDSHVQVLTVPVGQDATYKALTIHVGACRDRPATLAPDAAAWVSVRDARQDGPGFDGWMLAQEPFLGVFQDPVYTVQLTGCDGATTAPTPPPLTPPVTADATPAPDAGAAPGATPNTAPGAAPPSAAPTAAAPPNIPPSATPSVAVPSPAAAAPARPAAPASGGQPLSLVPPDEGDTSPPPSMPVASQPSSMPVAPPAIAGQHQALPPPTPYQAGMDGGGGSGKGAPLSLLPPPTPDTPQDQPAAPQPGPDQPQPGQPQSLLPR, from the coding sequence GTGAGACACGCCGCCATCGTTCGCCTGGCGGTGCTGGCCGCCCTTTCCTGTCACGGGGTCGCGTCCCTCCAGGGTACCGCGCGGGCCGCCGAAATCGTCAACCCGCCGCTGATCTACCCGCCCGATACCTGGCAGGGGCGGTCCAGCGCCACGATCCGGGTCCTCGACACGCTGGATTCCCACGTGCAGGTCCTGACCGTCCCCGTGGGGCAGGACGCGACCTACAAGGCGCTCACCATCCATGTCGGCGCCTGCCGCGACCGTCCGGCGACGCTGGCGCCCGATGCGGCGGCATGGGTCTCGGTCCGCGACGCGCGGCAGGACGGCCCGGGCTTCGATGGCTGGATGCTGGCGCAGGAACCGTTCCTCGGCGTGTTCCAGGACCCGGTCTATACCGTCCAGCTCACGGGCTGCGACGGCGCGACGACGGCCCCCACGCCGCCGCCCCTGACCCCGCCCGTCACCGCGGACGCCACCCCGGCCCCGGACGCGGGGGCAGCCCCGGGCGCGACTCCGAACACGGCCCCCGGCGCGGCTCCCCCCAGTGCCGCTCCCACTGCCGCGGCGCCGCCCAATATCCCGCCGTCCGCTACCCCGTCCGTCGCCGTGCCGTCTCCGGCCGCGGCCGCCCCCGCGCGCCCCGCCGCGCCGGCATCGGGCGGGCAGCCCCTCTCCCTGGTCCCGCCGGACGAGGGCGACACATCGCCGCCGCCGTCGATGCCTGTTGCATCGCAGCCGTCGTCGATGCCTGTTGCACCGCCGGCGATTGCGGGCCAGCATCAGGCCCTGCCCCCGCCGACGCCGTATCAGGCGGGCATGGACGGGGGAGGCGGCTCGGGCAAGGGGGCGCCATTGTCCCTGCTGCCCCCGCCGACACCCGACACGCCGCAGGATCAGCCCGCGGCGCCGCAACCCGGTCCGGATCAGCCGCAGCCGGGACAGCCCCAATCCCTGCTTCCCCGCTAG
- a CDS encoding vitamin B12-dependent ribonucleotide reductase: protein MTARSHWNGIRMRSVQAAADPDDAPRAVTLPVDWDDEAASALVRLARGQGPIRLATEAARWIDELAQGPHLAQARSLSCLLMLRQAAPTESLWTGEHDRRPGFVVNLCGFVQAGTGFLAEDFVAALRLLCLMLRDVAQRRAPLRNGELPFPPVPAPQPARARKGRAPAEDDPMPVPAVAGDLLLTNLDACLAALGLDYDSDAARDVACSLASLATLVAHEGSGADALLLPPARCAVPGLAETARAVWREAAVEIATPLPRICTGFSTPGPIDALLGAESCGLAPIFSPLRPDGRLAASTLARLAWRGLTPEAAFAAALAGEAVLTLPDIQAHQAMHRALTGFVDQMPARPDPAALPLRRRLALERGVRRHLPARHGGFTQKASVGGHRLFLRTGEYEDGTLGEIALTPARESAVARGLMDALGQAVSIGLQYGAPLDDYVAAFAYTRFGPAGTVEGDPVAAYATSLLDYAFRALSDAYLGNRLPDAPHQDPVADAPSPMLPLDLPAAPGETPPRRAGRLRLVG from the coding sequence ATGACAGCCCGTAGCCATTGGAACGGCATCCGCATGCGCAGCGTGCAGGCTGCCGCCGACCCGGACGACGCCCCGCGCGCCGTCACCCTGCCCGTCGACTGGGACGACGAGGCGGCGTCGGCGCTGGTCCGGCTGGCCCGGGGCCAGGGGCCGATCCGCCTGGCGACCGAGGCCGCGCGCTGGATCGACGAGCTGGCCCAGGGGCCGCATCTGGCCCAGGCGCGGTCGCTGTCCTGTCTGCTGATGCTGCGCCAGGCGGCGCCGACCGAGTCGCTGTGGACCGGCGAGCATGACCGCCGCCCGGGCTTTGTCGTGAATCTGTGCGGCTTCGTGCAGGCGGGCACGGGCTTCCTGGCCGAGGATTTCGTCGCCGCGCTGCGCCTGCTGTGCCTGATGCTGCGCGACGTGGCGCAGCGGCGCGCGCCGCTGCGCAATGGGGAACTGCCCTTTCCGCCGGTGCCGGCGCCGCAACCGGCCCGTGCGCGCAAGGGCCGTGCGCCGGCCGAGGACGACCCGATGCCCGTGCCGGCCGTCGCGGGCGACCTGCTGCTGACCAACCTGGATGCGTGCCTGGCGGCGCTGGGCCTGGATTATGACAGCGACGCGGCGCGCGACGTGGCCTGCAGCCTGGCGTCGCTGGCCACGCTGGTGGCGCATGAAGGCAGCGGGGCGGATGCGCTGCTGCTGCCGCCGGCGCGCTGCGCGGTGCCGGGCCTGGCGGAAACCGCCCGGGCCGTCTGGCGCGAGGCCGCCGTGGAGATCGCAACCCCGCTGCCGCGGATCTGCACCGGCTTTTCCACGCCAGGGCCGATCGACGCGCTGCTGGGCGCGGAATCCTGCGGCCTGGCGCCGATCTTCTCGCCCTTGCGGCCGGATGGGCGGCTGGCCGCCAGCACGCTGGCGCGGCTGGCCTGGCGGGGATTGACGCCCGAAGCCGCCTTTGCCGCCGCGCTGGCCGGCGAGGCGGTGCTGACCCTGCCGGACATCCAGGCCCACCAGGCCATGCATCGGGCGCTGACGGGATTCGTGGACCAGATGCCGGCCCGCCCCGACCCGGCCGCCCTGCCGCTGCGCCGGCGGCTGGCGCTGGAACGCGGCGTGCGGCGCCACCTGCCGGCCCGCCATGGCGGCTTTACCCAGAAGGCCAGCGTCGGCGGGCATCGGCTGTTCCTGCGCACCGGGGAGTACGAGGACGGCACGCTGGGGGAGATCGCACTGACGCCCGCGCGCGAAAGCGCGGTCGCCCGGGGGTTGATGGATGCGCTGGGCCAGGCCGTCAGCATCGGTTTGCAATATGGCGCGCCGCTGGATGATTATGTCGCGGCGTTCGCCTATACTCGGTTCGGCCCGGCGGGCACCGTCGAGGGCGATCCCGTGGCGGCCTATGCCACGTCGCTGCTGGATTATGCATTCCGGGCCTTGTCGGATGCCTATCTGGGCAACAGACTGCCCGACGCCCCGCACCAGGACCCCGTCGCCGACGCCCCGTCGCCGATGCTGCCGCTGGACCTGCCCGCCGCGCCGGGCGAGACGCCCCCGCGGCGCGCCGGCCGGCTGAGGCTGGTGGGGTGA
- a CDS encoding RidA family protein produces the protein MDSTPEARLDQHGIILPIPPAPVATYVGTAVSGSLLVVSGQLPLVDGKLFATGKLGADVATEIGVEAARYCMINIIAQVRAAVGDLSRVRRVVRLGGFIACVPSFTQHAAVMNGASDLAVAIFGEAGRHARSTIGVPSLPLDAAVEVEGLFEIG, from the coding sequence ATGGACAGCACCCCCGAAGCCCGCCTGGACCAGCACGGTATCATCCTGCCCATTCCGCCGGCCCCGGTCGCGACCTATGTCGGCACTGCCGTCAGCGGGTCGCTGCTGGTCGTTTCGGGCCAGTTGCCGCTGGTCGACGGCAAGCTGTTCGCCACCGGCAAGCTGGGCGCGGACGTGGCGACCGAAATCGGGGTCGAGGCCGCCCGCTATTGCATGATCAACATCATCGCCCAGGTCCGCGCGGCGGTCGGCGACCTGTCGCGGGTGCGGCGCGTGGTGCGGCTGGGCGGGTTCATCGCCTGCGTACCCAGCTTTACCCAGCATGCCGCCGTCATGAACGGAGCATCGGACCTGGCGGTCGCCATTTTCGGCGAGGCGGGGCGCCATGCGCGCTCGACCATCGGGGTGCCGTCGCTGCCGCTGGACGCGGCGGTCGAGGTCGAAGGCCTGTTCGAGATCGGCTGA
- a CDS encoding NADH-ubiquinone oxidoreductase subunit NDUFA12 family protein: MANLGTRIYTKFKGRLVGKDADGRCYYEARTANRTGGGLKRHERWVIYRKGEDASAVPPEWWGWLHHVEDAPLPESARQPWQLPYQPNRTGTIEAYRPPGSDYRGGRRAPSTSDYQAWFPES; this comes from the coding sequence ATGGCAAATCTCGGCACCCGGATCTACACCAAATTCAAGGGCCGCCTGGTCGGCAAGGACGCCGACGGCCGCTGCTATTACGAAGCGCGGACGGCGAATCGGACCGGCGGCGGACTGAAGCGCCACGAACGCTGGGTGATCTACCGCAAGGGCGAGGACGCGTCCGCCGTGCCGCCGGAATGGTGGGGCTGGCTGCACCATGTCGAGGACGCGCCCCTGCCCGAAAGCGCCCGCCAGCCCTGGCAACTGCCCTATCAGCCCAACCGCACCGGCACGATCGAGGCGTATCGCCCGCCCGGCAGCGATTATCGCGGCGGCCGGCGCGCCCCCTCGACCAGCGATTATCAGGCCTGGTTCCCCGAGTCCTGA
- a CDS encoding GNAT family N-acetyltransferase encodes MADLTLSLHRAIAEIPAAEWDDCAGADNPFVSHAFLSALEESGSTGPRTGWLPQHAAIRGKDGRLLAAAPLYAKSHSYGEYVFDQSWAQALERAGGAYYPKLQVAVPFSPVPGPRLLVRAGAADVPALRSALIGALRQACGALELSSVHATFCTAEEHEAFGRAGWLLRQGMQFHWDNRGYRDFDDFLAALSSRKRKVLKRERRDANACGLTFRTLRGGAITPEIWAHFYRFYTSTVDRKWGSAYLTPEFFPLLSERLGERVVLMLAERDGAPVAGALNLMGADALYGRNWGCDGEYPFLHFELCYYRAIEFAIAHGLARVEAGAQGEHKIQRGYRPCPTYSAHWIEHPGLRSAVGDVLARERAHVLGEMAELDALSPYRAVDDA; translated from the coding sequence ATGGCTGACCTGACGCTGAGCCTGCATCGCGCGATCGCCGAGATTCCGGCGGCCGAATGGGATGATTGCGCCGGCGCGGACAATCCGTTCGTCAGCCATGCCTTTCTCTCGGCGCTGGAAGAGAGCGGGTCGACCGGGCCGCGCACCGGCTGGCTGCCGCAGCATGCGGCGATCCGCGGCAAGGACGGGCGGCTGCTGGCCGCGGCCCCGCTTTATGCCAAGTCCCATTCCTATGGCGAATATGTGTTCGACCAGTCCTGGGCCCAGGCGCTGGAGCGGGCCGGAGGGGCGTACTATCCCAAATTGCAGGTCGCGGTGCCGTTTTCGCCGGTGCCGGGGCCGCGTCTGCTGGTCCGCGCGGGCGCGGCCGATGTTCCGGCGCTGCGCAGTGCGCTGATCGGCGCGCTGCGCCAGGCGTGCGGGGCGCTGGAGCTGTCCTCGGTCCATGCGACGTTCTGCACGGCGGAGGAGCATGAGGCATTCGGCCGGGCCGGCTGGCTGCTGCGCCAGGGCATGCAGTTTCATTGGGACAATCGCGGCTATCGCGATTTCGACGATTTCCTGGCCGCGCTGTCGTCGCGCAAGCGCAAGGTGCTGAAGCGCGAGCGGCGCGACGCCAATGCGTGCGGCCTGACCTTTCGCACGCTGCGCGGCGGGGCGATCACGCCCGAGATCTGGGCCCATTTCTATCGGTTTTATACCTCGACCGTCGATCGTAAATGGGGCAGCGCCTATCTGACGCCGGAATTCTTTCCGCTGCTGTCCGAGCGGCTGGGCGAGCGGGTGGTGCTGATGCTGGCCGAACGCGACGGCGCGCCGGTGGCCGGGGCGCTGAACCTGATGGGCGCGGACGCGCTGTATGGCCGCAACTGGGGGTGCGACGGCGAGTACCCGTTCCTGCATTTCGAGCTGTGCTATTACCGCGCGATCGAGTTCGCGATCGCGCACGGGCTGGCGCGGGTCGAGGCCGGGGCGCAGGGCGAGCACAAGATCCAGCGGGGCTATCGCCCCTGCCCGACCTATTCCGCGCACTGGATCGAGCATCCGGGCCTGCGGTCGGCGGTCGGGGATGTCCTGGCCCGCGAGCGCGCGCATGTTCTGGGCGAGATGGCCGAGCTGGATGCCCTGTCGCCGTACCGGGCGGTGGACGATGCGTGA
- the otsB gene encoding trehalose-phosphatase codes for MSPTDYAGPDGRFMPPPHQAALLLDFDGTLVDIAPTPESVVVPPGLPQVLRRLRAKCGDALAVISGRAVDQIDHFLGDVPYAVAGEHGIAVRHRPDGPIVRADLPQYPPGWLQAAESLAAAHPGVRIERKIAGFVLHYRAAPEAAELLRDAAEGWIASGNGAFHIQAAKMAWEIRPHGVDKGHAVAALMQSPPFAGRHPIFVGDDVTDEDGIREAVRLGGVGFRIHRDFPDPTAFRTWLAGLTEGGDDRWGA; via the coding sequence ATGAGCCCGACGGATTATGCCGGCCCCGACGGCCGCTTCATGCCGCCGCCGCACCAGGCCGCCCTGCTGCTGGATTTCGACGGCACGCTGGTGGATATCGCCCCCACCCCGGAATCGGTGGTGGTCCCGCCCGGGCTGCCGCAGGTGCTGCGCCGCCTGCGGGCGAAATGCGGCGACGCGCTGGCGGTGATTTCCGGCCGCGCGGTGGACCAGATCGACCATTTCCTGGGCGACGTGCCCTATGCCGTGGCGGGCGAGCACGGGATCGCCGTGCGGCACCGCCCGGACGGCCCCATCGTCCGCGCCGACCTGCCGCAATATCCGCCCGGCTGGCTGCAGGCGGCCGAAAGTCTGGCCGCCGCCCATCCCGGCGTGCGGATCGAACGCAAGATCGCGGGCTTCGTGCTGCATTACCGCGCGGCGCCCGAGGCCGCCGAGCTGCTGCGCGACGCGGCCGAGGGCTGGATCGCCTCCGGCAACGGCGCGTTTCATATCCAGGCGGCGAAGATGGCATGGGAAATCCGGCCGCATGGCGTCGACAAGGGCCACGCCGTCGCCGCCCTGATGCAGTCGCCGCCCTTCGCCGGGCGGCATCCGATCTTCGTCGGTGACGACGTTACCGACGAGGACGGCATCCGTGAGGCCGTCCGGCTGGGCGGGGTGGGGTTCCGGATCCACCGGGACTTTCCCGACCCGACCGCGTTCCGGACATGGCTGGCCGGCCTGACCGAGGGGGGGGACGACAGATGGGGCGCCTGA